In the genome of Ensifer sp. WSM1721, the window GCACGACCTATTTCACCGCATCTGCGGAGGCGTCATTCCCGTTGCCCGGCATTCCGCGTGACAGCGGCTTCCGCGGCGCGTTGTTCGTGGACGCAGGTACGCTCTACGGCAACGACGTGAGGTTGACCGGAGCCGGGGAATCCGTTCGTGGCGAAGACGCGTCGTTGCGCGCCTCCGTCGGCGTCAGCCTGATCTGGGCTTCACCTTTCGGCCCGCTGCGTGTCGATTATGCCGTGCCGGTCGCAAAGGAAGACTTCGACGAGGTCCAGAACTTCAAGTTCGGTATCAACTCGTCGTTCTGATAAGAGCAGTCCAGAACTGCCAGAAGAACGTTCTGGAGTGTCCATGGAACAGAATTGGTTTTTTCCGCCCCATCAGGGGATTCGTTTGGGCGACCTGGCGAATCAGATTGGGGCGGAGTTGCTGGACACGGCCGCCGCCGACCGTGCCGTTCGCTCGGTGGCGCCGGTTTACCGCGCAAAGCCCGGCGAGATCTGTTACATGCTCTCGCGCAAGAGCCGCGACGAGCTGGAGAGCTGTCACGCCTCCGCGATCATCTGCGACAAGGCGATTGCCTCGATCGTCCCCGACACCATCCCTGTGCTCCTGGCTTCGAAGCCGCATACGGCATTCGCGCTCGCCGGCGCCTTGCTTCACGAGAATGCGCTGCGTCCGTCATACAACACGAGCGAGCGCGGTGTCGCGCCCGGAGCTTTCGTCGATCCGACGGCGCGGCTGGAAGCGGGCGTCGAGGTCGAGCCAATGGCGGTCATTGGCGCCGGCGCCGAGATCGGCAGCGGGACACGCATTGCAGCCGGGGCGGTGATCGGACCGGGCGTACGGATCGGCCGCGATTGCACGATTTCCGCCGGCGCGAGCATCCTTTGCGCGCTGGTCGGCAACAACGTCATTGTCCATCCCGGCGCGCGGATCGGCCAGGACGGATTCGGTTATGCACCGGGTCCGAAAGGTGGAATGATCAAAATCGTTCAGGTTGGACGCGTGATCATTCAGGACCACGTCGAGATTGGTGCCAACACCACCATCGATCGCGGTACCATGGACGACACGGTGATCGGCGAAGGCACGAAGATCGACAATCTCGTGCAGATTGGCCACAACGTCCGCATCGGCCGTTATTGCGGCATCGTCAGTCAGGTGGGCATCGCCGGCAGCGCGCGCATCGGCGATGGCGTGATGATTGGCGGCGGCACCGGGGTCAATGGTCATATCAGCATCGGAGATGGAGTGCAGATTGCGGCCATGAGCGGCGTCGCGAGCGATGTCCCGGCAGGCGAGCGCTACGGCGGAATTCCGGCGCGGCCGATGCGGGACTTCCTGCGCGACGTGGCTGAGATGGCGTTGCGGGCAAGCGAGAGGCAGAAGAAAAAGGGTGGCAAGGATGAATGAGGCTGCAACTGTTCTCGGGACGGCGGATATACAGGAGATCCTGAAGCTTCTTCCCCATCGCTATCCCTTCCTTCTTGTCGACCGCATCATCGAGATCGACGGTGACAATTCGGCGATCGGGATCAAGAACGTGACGGCGAACGAGCCGCACTTTACCGGGCACTTCCCGGAAAAGCCGATCATGCCGGGCGTTCTGCTGATCGAAGGCATGGCGCAGACGGCAGGGGCAATCTGCGCCCGCAAGACCGGGATCGGCAGCAACCTCGTCTATTTCATGACGATCGACAATGCCCGTTTCCGCAAGCCGGTGGTGCCGGGCGATCAGGTCGAGTTCCATGTCACGAAGCACAAGCAGCGGGGCAATATCTGGAAATTTCACTGTGATGCAAAAGTTGACGGGCAACTCGTCGCGGAAGCTGATATCGGCGCGATGATAGTCAGCAAGGAAGACGCCTGAGAATGATAGCATCAAGTGCAAAGATCCACCCGTCGTCGGTCATCGAGGACGGCGCAGTGATCGGCGAGAACGTAACGATCGGCCCGCTTTGCCATATCGGGCCGAAAGTCGTTCTCGGAGATGACGTTGAGCTCTTGAGCCACGTCGTCGTCATCGGCCGTACGACCGTCGGCAAGCGGACGAAAATCTTCCCGGGTGCCGTCATCGGCGGCGATTCGCAGAGCGCTCACCACAGCGCATTGAACACGACGCTGACGATCGGCGAGAACTGCACGATCCGCGAAGGCGTGACCATGAACACGGGCACGGTGGAACACGGCGGCACAACCATCGTCGGCAACAACAACCTGTTCCTCGCCTATTCGCACGTTGCGCATGATTGCCGCCTCGGAAACAACATCATCCTGTCCAACAACGTGATGCTCGCAGGCCACGTCACGGTGGAGGATCGCGCCATTCTCGGCGGCGGTTCGGCGGTTCATCAGTTCACCCGCGTCGGCCGTCAGGCCTTCATCGGCGGACTTTCGGCAGTGAGCTACGATGTCATTCCCTATGGCATGCTCAACGGCAATCCAGGCGTCCTGAGCGGCCTCAACGTCGTTGGCATGACGCGCGCGGGCATCGATCGCCAGACGATCCACAAGGTTCGGCGGTGCTACAAGCAGATCTTCGAAGGGCCTGAGTCGGTTCGCGCAAATGCGGCCGCAGTTCGCAACGAATATCTTGATTGCCCCCCGGCACTCGAGATCCTCGATTTCATTGCCGCAGATAGCGAGCGCGCGCTCTCCTCGCCGAACCGCGGCGGCAAGGGTTGACAGTGGTGGCGGCTCGCGACCTGCCGCAGTCGAAAGGCAGGTTGGCAATCATTGCCGGCGCTGGCGCGCTTCCCCACCACGTCGCCGAGGCGGCCCGCCGACAGGGAGAAGACCCGTTCATCATTGCACTGTCGAGCGAGGCCGATGCCGACTGGGCCGGTTTTGACCATTCGATCCTCGGGATCGGCGACTTCGCTGCGATCAGCGGAACCTTTCAGGCGGAGGGCGTCGACCGCGTCGTGCTCTCCGGTGCGGTCCGGCGACGGCCGGAATGGCGCGATATCCGTCCGACATTGAAGACGCTGGCCAAGGTGCCGAGTATTTTGCGCACCTTGATGTCCGGCGGGGACGACGCGGTGCTGCGCATGGTGATCGAGCTGATCGAAGCGAGCGGTGCCCGCGTCATCGGCGCGCACGAGGTCGTGCCCAATCTTCTTGCCGACACCGGCCCCATTGGTGCGCATGCGCCGACAGCGGAGGACAGGCGCGACATCGAGGCCGCGATTGCCGCCGCCAATGCGCTGGGCGCGCTCGATGTCGGTCAAGGTGCCGTTGCAGTGGGCGGCCGGGTGGTTGCGCTGGAGGGCGCCGAAGGCACCGACGCCATGCTGGCGAGAGTCGCGGCACTGAAAGTCGACGGCCGGATTTCGGCCCGCCGCCGCGGCGTTCTCGTCAAGCTCTGCAAACCGCAGCAGGACGAGCGCGCGGATCTGCCGTCAATCGGGCCTTCGACGGTTGCAGGCGCCGCAGCGGCCGGTCTTGCCGGTATCGCCGTCGAAGCGGGGCGTGCACTCGTTCTCGAGCGATCGCGTGTCACGGAGGCTGCGGACAAAGAAGGCCTCTTCATTCTCGGCGTCGAGCGCGACGGACGCGGGGGACAGGGATGACGGATCGGGGCCACAGGTTGGCGGTCATTGCCGGCGAAGTTTCCGGGGATTTGCTTGGCGCAGATCTCGTGCGTGCGCTCCGCGCCCGTGTTGATGGGGTCGAGCTTGTCGGTGTCGGCGGCGAAGCGCTCGAGGCCGAAGGCCTTCGATCCCTGTTCGACTACTCCGAACTGTCGATCATGGGCTTCGCCCAGGTTCTTGCGAACCTGCCGAAGCTTCTGCTGCGCATCCGCCAGACCGCACAGGCGATCATTGCCGCGCGCCCCGATGCCCTGGTGATCATCGATAGCCCCGATTTCACCCATCGGGTTGCGCGGCGCGTGCGCGCCGCGTTACCGGAATTGCCGGTGATCAACTATGTCTGCCCCAGCGTCTGGGCGTGGAAGGCAGAACGGGCACCGCGGATGCGGGCCTATGTCGATCACGTACTCGCGGTGCTGCCCTTCGAACCGGAGGTCATGCGCCGTCTCGGCGGCCCGCCGACGAGCTATGTCGGGCACCGGCTCGCATCGGACAAGAACGTGCTGGCCGTTCGGAAGCGGCAACGCGAAAGGCGGCAGGCGCAGGAGCAGCAGCGTGAGGGCAAAACCTGCCTGCTGCTGCCGGGATCGCGCGGGAGCGAAGTGACCCGTTTGCTGCCGATCTTTCGCGGGACCGTCGAGGAACTCGCCGAACGGCACAAGGACATTCGTTTCCTGCTGCCGACGGTTCCGCGCCAGGAAAGCCGCGTGAGGGCTCTGACGGCGTGCTGGAAGGTGCTGCCCGAAATATCCGTCGCCGCCGACAAGAAGTGGGAGGCATTTGGGGAGGCTGACGCTGCGATCGCCGCTTCGGGTACCGTCATTCTGGAACTGGCGCTTGCCGGCGTGCCGGTCGTTTCGACCTACTATGCCGACTGGCTCGTCAGTCTCCTGCATGCGCGGATCCGGATATGGACCGCAGCACTTCCCAATCTCATTGCCGATTTTCCCGTCGTGCCCGAATATTTCAACAAGATGATCCGACCGGCGGTGCTGACGCGGTGGTTCGAGCGCCTTTCGAGCGACACGGCGCAACGCCGGGCGATGCTCGACGGTTTCGCCCTCGTGCAGCAGCGCATGGCGACCGACCGTCCGCCCGGCGAGAAGGCGGCGGAAATCGTCCTTGAATATCTTCAAAGAAAAAGGCCCGGCCATTGCTGACCGGGCTTTTTTGGGAAGGCTGCCTCAGCGCTTGGAGAGCGGCACGTAGTCGCGCAGCGGCGCGCCGACATAGAGCTGGCGCGGACGGCCGATGCGCTGCTCCGGGTCCTCGATCATTTCGTTCCACTGGGCGATCCAGCCGACAGTGCGTGCGAGCGCAAAGAGCACCGTGAACATGGTGGTGGGGAAGCCCAGCGCCTTCAGCGTGATGCCGGAATAGAAGTCGATGTTCGGATAGAGCTTCTTCTCAATGAAGTACTCGTCCGTCAGTGCGATGCGTTCGAGTTCCATGGCGACTTCCAGCAGCGGGTCGTCCTTGTGGCCGAGCTCGGCGAGGACTTCATGCGTCGTCTTCTGCATGATCTTCGCGCGCGGGTCGTAGTTCTTGTACACCCGATGCCCGAAGCCCATGAGACGGAACGGGTCGTTCTTGTCTTTTGCCTTCGCGATATATTCCGGAATGCGATCGACCGTGCCGATTTCGGCGAGCATGTTGAGCGCCGCTTCATTGGCGCCGCCGTGGGCCGGGCCCCAGAGGCAGGCGATACCGGCGGCGATGCAGGCGAAGGGGTTCGCACCCGAGGAGCCGGCAAGGCGGACGGTCGACGTCGATGCATTCTGCTCGTGGTCGGCGTGCAGGATGAAGATGCGGTCCATGGCGCGTGCCAGAACCGGGTTCACGACATATTCCTCACAGGGCACGGCAAAGCACATGCGCAGGAAGTTCGAGGCGTAGTCGAGATCGTTCTTCGGATAAACGAAGGGCTGGCCGATATGGTATTTGTAGGCCATCGCGGCGATCGTCGGCATCTTGGCGATCATGCGCAGCGATGCAACCATGCGCTGATGCGGATCGGTGATGTCGGTCGAGTCGTGATAGAAGGCCGAGAGAGCGCCGACACAGCCGCACATGACGGCCATCGGATGGGCGTCGCGACGGAACCCGGTGAAGAACCGCGACATCTGCTCGTGGATCATCGTGTGATGCGTGACGCGGTAATCGAAGTCGGCCTTTTGGGCCTTTGTCGGCAGTTCGCCGTAAAGCAACAGATAGCAGACCTCGAGGAAGTCGCCGTGCTCGGCGAGCTGCTCGATCGGATAGCCACGATGGAGGAGCACACCCTCGTCGCCGTCGATATAGGTGATCTTGGATTCGCACGATGCCGTCGACGTGAAGCCCGGATCGTAGGTGAACATCTTCATCTGCTTGTAGAGCGAACCGATGTCCACGACGTCCGGACCGATCGATCCCGATCGCACTGGCAGGTCCGCCGATTTGCCGCCAATTGTTACTGTCGCGCTTTTCTCTGACATTGGACCCTCCGTGTTGTGGCATCGTGGCACAGTGATGTGCCGCGAATTTGAGCGTTGCGAATTTGCTATATGATTTATTTTCGACTGCCAAGCAGTACGAAAGGCAAATTGGTGCGATGCGAAAATAAGCATATGGCGACGCAACAATCGCATGTTACGGCAATATGTCCAACAAGATCAATGATCGTTAAGCTGATAATGCGGTACCATTCTATATAGCTTTGCTGCTTTTTTAGGCAGCCAGTCTTTCGATTGCAATGGCGTTCCTTTGGTTGCAGGATCGCTCCGGTTGGCCAGCGGGGGCAAAGCGACGAAATGGGGGAGGGCCAGGCACAGGCGGTAGCGCGCGACGAGGAGCGCAGCGCTTGGCGCTTACTCGATGACAACGCTCCGGTTCCAACCGCCGATTTGGCTGTACAAGGCGCCGCTCTCCGAAGCCCGCCGGTGCGATACGGTCTGATCATCCGCCGTCGGACCGTTCGGGCGGCAACATCGATTTCACGCAGCATGCGCGCCGCAGCGGCGGAGGAGCAAGAATTCGGCCACGGTTTCGTGCTGATCCCGGTGCTGCTTGCCCTTGGCGCTCTGGCTTGGTTCGATCTGCCCGGAACCGTCAGAATTGCCGAACTTGCAGCGCTGCTTTGCGTTTTCGGCATGTCTACTCTTCTCTGCCGGGGAGATTTCCGCCGCTGGCGTCCCTTCGCTCTTGCACCCGCGCTCTTCACGGCTGGCATGCTGCTCGCCGCAGCCGAAACGGCGCGGCTCGATACCGTCATTCTCGACGGCCCTGTGACGACCAATGTTCGTGGGACAGTGATCTCGCGGGAGCCGGACGACAAGGGCCGCTGGCGGTATCTTGTCGAAATTCAGGAAACGTCCGGACCGCGGCTGCGCAGACCTCCGGCGCGGGCGACACTGCTTGCGCGAAGCCGCCACGAGCCCTTTCAGGTGGGGGCGGCGCTGGAAGGCAAAGCCCGCCTCTCGCCGCCCTCGGGGCCGGCGCTGCCGGGGCTCAATGATTTCGCCTTCGACGCCTATTTCAAAGGAGTCGGGGCCGTCGGCTTCTTCTATGGCGCCCCGCGAGTTCCGGCGGAAAGCATGGTTGCCGAGCGGCAGCAATCCTCTCTGCCCGCGCGCACAAGCGCCTTTCTCACGATGATGCGCGAGGCGGCCGGCAACCGCATCCGGGCGGCGATCGGCGGCGACACCGGAGCGATCGCGGCGGCGCTCGTGACCGGTGAGGAGCGTGCTATCAGCCGCGAGACCGTGGAGGCGCTTCGCGCCGCCGGTCTGTCGCACGTCCTTGCGATCTCGGGGCTCAACATGGTGCTGGCAGCAGGCACCTTTCTGATCGGCGCGCGAACGCTCTTGAGCTTCGTTCCCGGCGTTGCGGAGAGATTTCCGATCAAGAAGATCGCGGCCGCCGGCGCCCTGCTCATGGTTTTTCTCTACATCCTGATTTCCGGTGGCGCGGTTTCAGCGCTCAGGTCCTGGATCATGATCTCGATCATGCTCGTCGCCGTCTTCTTCGACCGCATCTCGATCAGTCTGCGCAATGTCGCGCTTGCTGCGCTCGTCATCATAACCTGGAAGCCTTCGGCCGTTGCCGGACCGGGATTTCAGATGTCCTTTGCGGCCACCCTAGCACTTGTTGCGGGCTATGCCCGCTGGCGCGACCACAGGGCAAAGGACCGCGAGGCCAACACGAAGCGGGGAGGTTGGGGAGCGGCGTCGAGTCTCGCCACGGGCATTGTGGCGACCTCTGTCATCGGCGGATTGGCAACGGCCGTCTATGCGGCCGCCCATTTCCACAGGCTGCCCGCTTACGGACTGGCGGCCAATATTGCAGCGGCACCGCTGATCAGCGTTCTTGTGATGCCATTTGCGCTTTTCGCGATGCTGCTGATGCCCTTTGGGCTTGAGCACTATCCCCTGATGGTGATGGGGCAGGCCCTCGACTGGATGCTTTCAGTGGCGCGATACGTGGCGTCTCTTGACGGCGAATGGATGACGGGCCGCGTCGGCAACGCCAGCTTCTTTCTTGTCGCCTTCGGTGGCGTTCTGCTTTGTGTGTTGAGAACGCGGTTGGCGCTCGCGGGGGCGGGGCTGATCCTCCTGGGCGGATCGGCGATCGCTCTGGAGCGGAATGTGGAGCGCCCGTCGATCGCGATATCGGAAGACGGACAACTGGTGGGCCTGATTGCCGGAGGCACGATCGCGACCAATCGGAGCCGGCCACCAGAATTCGTGTTCTCGCAATGGCAGCGGGCACTAGCCGCCCGGGACCACACGGCGCCGCTCGAAATTCCGGCGATCGGCCCCGAAAGGACTGGAGCGCCAAAGCTCGTCCGACAGCCCGACGAAGCGGAGATTGTCGCTCTCCTTGGCGCGGCGAAGCCCGGCGTCTTTACCTGCCGAAAGAGCCAAGTCTGCGTCGGGCAAAGCCGCGAAGGCTGGACCGTGGCGGTCGTCGAAGCACCGGAACTCGTTCCCATCCTCTGCAAAGGCGCCGATCTCATCGTTGTGGCTACACGGCGCCCCCTCGCAGCCTGTCCCTCCGGCGTGGCGGTGATCGTAACGGGTCAGACCTTGCGACGGACCGGTGCGATCGAAATCTATGCCGACCAAAGGCAGCCGGGAGAGCCGCACATGCGCGTGGAGGCGTCGTTCGCCTCGACTGAAAGACCCTGGCAGCGTCATCGCCGCTACGATTGGCGCAGCGGCGACTTCCTGCCCTCGGCGCCGAACCTCTGATACGTCCCGCAAGCGCCTGCATTTATTCTTGATTAATATACTCCACAAATCTTGTCATTCGGTCCTCGTTTGTCGTAAAGAACATCCGCAAGGCGTTGCCCGAGAGCGCAACACGGGAAGCGTGAGCGATTCTTCGCCCGCGCCCAAAGCTTCGAAATCGAGAGAATCCGCTGCGTAGCCCGGACCGTCGGGCGAAGGCGCGAAAGAATGAGGAACAAGATGGCGAACCGGATCCGGCCGAAGTCGAACCTGTTGCTGGCTACGACGCTGGCTGTTTTCCTCGCCGGCCCGGCCGGGACCTGCTTTGCGCAAACGGCGCAACAGCCCGCAGCCGCAGTTGCCGAGCAGCCGGCCACGCCGACCGGAACGGCGAACGCTCCCGGTCTCGATCAGCCCAATGCAGCGCCTGCGGCGCCTGCCCAGCCTGAGGCTACCGAGATGACGGCTGCGGGGGGCGAGCCGATCCTTCCACACGACCTTTCGCCGGTCGGCATGTTTCTCGCGGCCGACATCGTCGTCAAAGGAGTAATGGTGGCGCTGGCGCTGGCCTCCGTCGTCACCTGGGCGATTTTCGTCGTGAAGACGCTGGAGCTCGCTCACGCGAAATCGCGGCTCAAGCGCGCGGTCGAGATCCTGACTGGAGCAAACGGGCTGGCCGAATTGGAGCAGAAACTTGAACGCCGGGCCGGCGTAGCCGCCGACATGGTCGCCGCGGCAATCGACGAAATGGCGCGCTCGGAGGCTGTCCTGGACCATGCGCCGGCAGCCGGCATCAGAGAACGCGTCTCTTCGCTCTTGGGCCGCATCGAGACTCGTGCCGGAAAGCGCATGAGCGCAGGCACAGGAATTCTTGCATCGATCGGTTCCGTCGGCCCGTTCGTGGGCCTCTTCGGTACGGTTTGGGGGATCATGAATTCCTTCATCGGTATCAGCAAGGCTCAGACGACCAACCTCGCGATCGTCGCGCCTGGTATCGCCGAGGCACTGCTGGCAACGGCAATCGGTCTGGTCGCAGCGATCCCGGCCGTGGTGATCTACAACTATTTCGCCCGTTCGGTGGGGGGCTACAAGCTGGTGCTGGCCGATGCCGCGGCGGCTGTTGAAAGGCTGGTAAGCCGTGATCTCGATCACTGCCAGGTCCGCCGGACGCAGCCACGCCGGGAGGGCAGCTTCGCCCACGGCAACGATGCTTCGATAGCCAGGATCGGGTGAGCTGCCATGGCGGGAAGAATCTCGGAAGGCAGTGGCGATCTTGACGAAAACAGCGAGATCAACGTCACGCCCTTCATCGACGTCATGCTCGTGCTGCTCATTATCTTTATGGTGGCCGCGCCGCTCGCAACGGTCGATATGAAGGTCGATTTGCCGCAATCGGTCGCAAGACCTACGCCACGGGACGACAAGCCGGTTTTTGTGACGCTGAAGGCCGATCTCTCTCTCGCGGTCGGCAATGAGGAGACGGCCCGCGAGACCTTCGTTTCGGAACTCAAGCGGATCACGAACGGCAACACGGAGACCCGCGTGCTCCTGCGCGCCGATAAGCTCATCGACTACGGCGAGCTGATGACGGTAATGAACCTCATACAGAATGCCGGCTATGGCAAGATCGCGCTGGTCGGGCTCGAAGCCGCGCCCGGCGGCTGACGCTGCAAACTCGGCGGCGGCCCTGGCTGCATCGGGCGATCTTCACAAAACTTTTCGCTTCCGACCGCCGGCCCATCCAGCTGGCGGATTCCTTTTTGCGCGTGCAAATACCGCAGTCGCTTGAAACCGACCGTGCGGCGAACTATGAGCTTTAAGCAACAGGCTCTCAGCAGCCTTACGCAAGATCGCGCGGATATCCCATGCAGCGGTGCCGCGCCCATCCCACGAGGCAGTGTCATGAACTTCGAAGCAGCGCGCATTAAGATGGTGGACAATCAGATCCGGACGACGGATGTGACTTCCCACTCCGTCCTGTCTGCTTTCCTGTCCGTCCCGCGCGAGGAGTTCGTGCCCGCCAAGATGCGGGAGCTGGCCTATATCGATGCGGATATCGAGCTCGCCGGCGGTCCTCAGCGGCGTTACCTAATGGAGCCCTCACCATTGGCGAAACTCCTGCAGCTTGCCGAGATTTCGAAGTCGGACGTCGTCCTCGAAATCGGTTGCGGCACCGGCTACGCGTCGGCATTGCTGTCGCTGCTCGCCGGCTCCGTCGTGGCGCTGGAGAGCGACGGGACGCTGGCCGCCAGTGCTACTGAAACGCTGGTTCGCCTGGGCTACGACAATGTTGCGGTGGTGGCCGGCGATCTCGAGAAGGGATATGCGGCAGAAGCTCCCTACGACGTGATTTTCATTAACGGCGCCGTCGAGATCATACCTGCGGCTCTGTTCGAGCAGCTTCGCGATGGCGGCCGTCTCGTCGCCGTTGAAGGGTTTGGTAACGCATCGCGTGCGAAACTCTATGTGCGCGAATCGGGTAGGACGTCGGAGCGAGCGGACTTCAACACCGCCGTGAAGCCGCTCCCCGGATTCCGCCGCGAGCAGTCTTTTGTGTTTTGAGGTGCCTCTTATTGAGGCAGCTCAGTATATGAGTGTTGAAGCAAAAACTGCAATGTTGCCAATCGGCAACGTGTTACCTGTTTCTTTTTGAAATGCCCGTGTGCAGCGTCAGTGCGCAGTTGTCGTAAGACCGAATCCGGGGTTCAAAAGAGCATGACGTGGTGATTTGCCCGCCAACGGGTGGCGCGGGGCCTCACTGCAGTGTTTACACGGGGGTCGCCCATCGGGCCGACTTGCTGAAAATACGGGGCCGCAAGGCTGCCCCGGCTGATCGGAGGGAAGATGGTGTCGATTGTCCGCAAAGCAGCCTTGTGGGCGGCTGTCTCGGCCAGCGTGTTACTCGCGCCGCATGCCGTGCTGGCGGAGACGATCTTCGGGGCAATGGCAAAAGCCTATGCAAATAACCCGGATCTCAACGCCGCACGCGCCGGCTTGCGTGCGACGGACGAAGGGGTTCCGATCGCGAAGGCCGGCTACCGGCCGCAGATTTCCGCTTCGGCGACCGGTACGCTGACACGCGTCGACGCCGAACGGACGGGAACCCGCGACTTTCATAGTGGACAGATCGGGATCTCCATCACGCAGACAATCTTCGACGGATTTCAGACGCTGAACAACGTCAAGGCGGCCGAGTCGACTGTGTTTTCAGGCCGCGAAACATTGAAGGCCAATGAGATCCAAATTCTCTTATCTGCCGCGCAGTCCTACGCCAATATCGCCCGTGATCAGCAGATCGTCTCCATCCGCCGTCAGAACCTGGCCTTCCTCCGCGAGCAGTTGAACGCCGCACAGGCACGCCTCGACGTCGGCGAAGGCACGCGCACCGACGTGAGCCAGGCGGAAGCAGAACTCGCCAACGC includes:
- a CDS encoding protein-L-isoaspartate O-methyltransferase; translated protein: MNFEAARIKMVDNQIRTTDVTSHSVLSAFLSVPREEFVPAKMRELAYIDADIELAGGPQRRYLMEPSPLAKLLQLAEISKSDVVLEIGCGTGYASALLSLLAGSVVALESDGTLAASATETLVRLGYDNVAVVAGDLEKGYAAEAPYDVIFINGAVEIIPAALFEQLRDGGRLVAVEGFGNASRAKLYVRESGRTSERADFNTAVKPLPGFRREQSFVF